The genome window ATGCATGCGACGACGATGATGAGTGTTTTTCACGCGAACCGATTTGAGATATTCACGATAAACAATGCGGATAAAAAACCCCAACCCAACAAGTAATAACAGGGTAAACACGAAAAAAAATGGCTTACATAACCAATTCGGTTGGCAAGGCACAAAAAATTCAAAGTCCATGTTACCTCCAAGAGGATCAGCAGTCGTTATACCTGTATCGGCCAAGATGTACACAACTTAACCTATCATGCTTCTTGCGACCATTGTTTGCGCTGCTCAGCGTTTTGAAAGCTCCACGCAATAAAACGGCTGATTTTTTGACCTTGAGCCATATCGACAATTCGCACATCACACGCCCCGACTTTCGCTAACTGCTTTTTCATCCAACGTACATTGTCTTTTTTCGAAATCAAACTGGAAAACCAAAGTACTTGCGTTGCATAGTTCGCACTATCTTGGACTAAGCGGCGCAAAAAGCTGGCTTCTCCCCCCTGACACCACAACTCGCCTTGTTGACCACCAAAATTTAACGTTAGTGCCGTCGATTTGGTCTGTTTAGACGATGATACGTTCGCAGATTTCGTCCGTTTGTGTTGATGTTTACCTAAGTTGGTTAATTTACGCCGCGTCCTCTGCTGAGCCTCTTCGGCAGACGCATGAAACGGCGGATTACAGGTTGTCAGTGCATAGCGCTCTTTGGGCAAAATAATCCCTGTAAACATGGTTGTTGGCTGAGATTGTAAACGTACAACCACCTTATCTTTTAAGCGTGAGTTATTCTCAACAATATTGGCGGCATTGCGAATAGACACAGGATCAATGTCGCTCCCCACAACCTGCCAGTCATACTCGGTGGCGGCAATAATCGGATAAATCGCATTCGCTCCCATACCAATATCGAGCATGGTGATCGCTTGTCCTTGTAATGTTGGACAATCTGAGAATAGAAGCTCGGCAGCACGATGAATGTAGTCCGCGCGCCCAGGGATTGGCGGGCACAAATATCCCACTGGAATTTGCCAAAAGTGAATACCATAATGATGCGACAATAGCGCTTGATTTAATAACAACACCGCTTGAGGGTCACTAAACGGGATAGTCCACTGTCCACGTGGATTTTTCACTAAATAAGCCCGAAGTTCAGGGACTGCTTGGCTTAATAACTCAAAATTATATAAGCCCTGATGACGGTTCTTGGCATGCAGACCCGGTTGAGAATGACACGTTACCACATTCATCGACACAGCATTTCCTGACGATGGAGTCGGCTTCGTACCGCGAGACACTTTTTTGCGTGATGAAGGATAAGGCTTACGGTGTTTCGAAGTGGCGGGCGTTCCCATGATGATTTGTTCTCATTGCAGATGATCGTGGTAGGTACAGATTAACGCGCAAAGTTTACCTGAATCCTACAATTATGCCACTGCAGAACAATTGCATCGAAGTCAGTGCACCGCTACACTGCGCTTCCTAATATTCGCTTAAGGAGTTTTGTTGTGAAACGCGTCGTTTTGTATGTCAAAGATAAATGTCCTCACTGTAAGGATGCTCAGCGCTATTTGGATAGTAAAAACATTCCTTATCGACTCTGTAATGCGAAAATGCAGCGCGGTCGTAAAGAATTGGATGCGATAGGTGCCCGCAGTCTGCCTGTGTTAAAAGTCGGCGATCGGGTGATGATCGGCTGGAATTCTGGGAATTTTGAAAAGCTATATCGTTCACGTCAGTAAATACAAAAAGCACGGGCACAAATAAGAGTTGTACGAATGCTCATGCTCGATTTGTGCTATTATCGTCCCATTATTATTGACGTCTTATCGCTATGAACACACTCCAACGTATTGATTCCATCTCACAACAAGTTAATCAATGGCTTGATGATGTTGTGATCGGATTAAACTTATGCCCCTTTGCAGCCAAACCCCAAAGAAATCAGCAAATTAAGATTCATGTCAGCTTGGCCACCTCTGAGGAGGTCCTGTTGAGCGATATCGAACAGTGCTTACGTGAATTGGATGCCAAATCTGCAGAGGATCTCGAAACCACATTACTCGTGGTTCCGGATATGTTACATCACTTTTTTGACTACAATTTTTTCATCGATTGGATCGACGCTCTTATTCGCCAAGAAAACTGGGAGGGGACTTATCAGGTTGCCACATTCCATCCTGATTATTGTTTTGCAGACTGCGACCCAGAAGATCCCGCCAATTTGACGAATCGAGCCCCCTATCCTATTTATCACTTGATCCGAGAAGACAGTATGGAAAAAGTATTGAAACACTACCCGGATCCGGAAGCGATTCCAGACAATAACATTCAGCGTGTCACGAATCTCACCACCAGTGAAAAACACCGATTGTTTCCCTATTTATATCGTCGCTCATAAGGTCACTCACCCAGCAACGAACATCGATAAGTACGCAAGCAAGCGCAATTCATCATGGGCATTTTCACCATTGAATGCTACCCTGAGCGCCATCATCATAAAGAGAATAAAACATGAGCAAATTAAGCACTGATCTCCAAGCAAACCTAGCACTTTTCGTAGAAGAAACCCAAAATACACAAACCGTGTGGGGCCTGCAAACAGAAGAAGGTTGGTTATCATGTGACTCAACTGAATTCGCCAACAGCGAAGTGATGCCATTTTGGTCAACAAAAGAAGACGCTGAAACACACAATATTGAAGAGTGGGCAGAATTTGAAGTAGTGAGCATTCCACTGGATGTCTTTATTGAAGATTGGTTGGTCACGTTAGATGAAGACGGTGTATTAATCGGTCCTAACTGGAATCAAAATTTAGACGGTAAGGAAGTCGAACCGGCCGATCTTGTGAAATTGTACCTATAAACCGCAATACGATTATACAACAAGGTGTCTCGTACACCTTGTTCTTTCCTCCTCCAACACTCTTCCATAGCGAGGCGTACGCGGCTTTGCTACTATAAGCGCCAATCTTTATTTATTGGACTGGATTCATGCAACTTACCCAACTCTCTCAAGAACTCTTTGATCACTTATACCGCGATATTCGTGAATTCCGCACGACTTTTGATTTGCCGGTCGCTCAACCAGACACGCTGGATGCTCAACAAGATACATTACACTCATCCCTCATCATTGAAGAATTGACTGAGCTTGCACAAGCACCAGATAAAATAGAACAAGCCGATGCCATCGTGGATAGTATTTACGTACTCATGGGGCGCTTAGTCCATCTAGGCGCTAGCCAAATTCACGACAACCTATCAATCAGTTACTTTATTGATGTGTTACTAAACGTCGCCGCCAACTGCCAAATTAATTTCCTTGCTTGCTGGGACGAAGTACACAGCTCCAACATGAGTAAGGTATGTCGCACTCAACAAGAGTACGACGAAACACAAGCCTTTTATGCCAAACAAGGCATCACACTGACTCCTATCACCAAAGGCGACTACATCATTGCCAAGTGTGCCAAGGATTTTACGTCTGACGCCAAAACCATCAAGGCTGGTAAAGTATTAAAATCGGTGTATTATCGCCCAGCGAATTTGGCGCCGATCGCTTAATAAGGTAACGTCTCATTACGAGTGAATGATAGTTATATAAAAATGGCAATGCGTGTTTAATGCATTGCCATTTTTATTGATTGGATACCGCCCCAGTTTACTCACCAATTGGTTACATCCACGTAACAACGCAATAATTCCAGCCAAAAAACACTCCCTGCCAAAATAAGACACATTGCCGTTTCCGTTTATTATTGTTCAGCTATTGACTAAATTTTCATCCTCAAAAAAGTGATCAAACCGATCATATTGAACACCACTTTCCTATTCCCACCTATTTAGAAAAAATTCGTGCTCAATTCCACAATATCTATGCGTGGAGATTTATATACTGCAATCGAACAACACCTACTCTAAATACAAAATAATAATGAAATAAACGTAAAAGGAAATAACGATGAAAACCTCTCTACCCCTTACTACTCTGGCTCTTGCAGTCACTGCAATGTTACCTTTTGCTGCGCACTCGGCTGACAATGCAGCGTTAGATGCACAAATAAAGAAGGTGCAAGACCTTCAAAAGTAATACGAAAAACAATTTGCTGACTTAGAATTACTACGTGCAGATTACGAAAATAAAACCAAACAAGAAGACGGATCGTCATACCAATCTTTGCAATCTCTTATCGATCGAGTCTCTATCTATGGTTTCTTCCGCGCAAAATACGATCATGATGATAATGAACCCGTAGGCTCTGGCACCAATAACCGACACTTTTATATGGATTTACAAGGTAAAATGAAAGTCTCGGATGAATGGATTGCCCGCTTCGAATTAGAAGCTCGTAAAGGCTACACCGTCAACCAATCGTGGCGTGATGGAAATGCCGGCAGTGATGACCAAGACGGTACCGTACAACGGATTTGGGTTGAAGGACGACCTGGTGGCGGTGTCGGTATTGCTTTGGGTACAAAATGGTGGGGACTTGGCTTCCAAGCCGTACCATTTGGCCATGCGGCAGATGGTGTACAACTTGACTATAACATTACCGACCAATGGAATACGAAAGCCTTCTGGTTACGCCCTCGTCAAGGGGATTTGGTCACTATGCCAAATGGACAAGAAACTCAAATCAGCGGCTTGAATGTCACTGGACAACTTGCTCAGGGCTTAGAAACCAGTTTGACATTTGCGACCAACGAAAATCATAGTGATGATCAAAAAATGGATCGCATGGGCGCGGTCGAGCTAAAAATGCAAGCTACATCTGATATTGTGCTTCGTGGTGCATTCGTATTAACCAATGCCGATGATTATAATACCAGCCAAGAATATCGTATCGATTATAAAGAAGTGAACCTCAAAGATGTCGGTTCCTATAGCGTCTATGGGCGTTACTTTGATTTCGAGCGCTATGGTGATTACTCACATGATGATGAATGGGGTTCATTACCTGCCGATACAAGAGGCGGTATCATCGGTGCGAAGTATGTATTGTATACCAATGTTGTTTGGGAAACTTTTTACTCGTATCAAGAGCGTAATCGTTCTGGTGAATTAGATGGTATGGATCGTAAAGCCGATCGTAATTTATTCCGTACTCAAATTGATTTCCACTTTTAATACACCCCGAATTCAACTGCGAAGTGCGACACTCTCCAATATCAAGAAGCTAAAGCCATCTCCTCAAATATAATGGCTGCCTGCTTGAAGCCTAAACACTTTCTCGGACGGTAATTTATCCGCGATAAAGCGAACTCTATATCGATGTCCGTCACTGTCGTTAGATCGGTTCCTTTCTTCACATATTGCCTTAAAAGACCGTTCGCATTCTCATTAGCACCACGCTCCCAAGAACTGTACGGATGAGCAAAGTACACATCAGCCTTTAATTCTTTTGCGATGGTTTCATGACCTGCAAACTCTCGCCCGTTATCTGCCGTAATGGTATGGACATGTTTCTTATAGGGCTTCAGTAGCTCTATTGTCGCTTTGGTGACATCATCCGCTGACTTAGATGGCACTTTCTTTACCACGTAAAATCGAGTCTTACGCTCTAAAATAGTCACCATTGCACCTGTACCATGCTTACCTAGCACAGTGTCGATTTCCCAGTCACCAAACCGCTCCTTACTGTCAACGATGCTTGGTCTATATCAATCGAAACGGCATTTTTTATCGCTGGAGCTTTCTCTTGTTTACCTCGGCGATACCGCTTATGACCTTGTCTCAAGTGACGATATAACTTACCGCCCAAGCGTTTATCTTGAGCAACAAAGCGATAGATCCACTCATGACTGACAGATGCACCAATTTTCGTTAATACATTAGAAATCTGCTCTGGACTCCAATCTGTTTCTAAAAGAAGGCGGATAAAATCGACACGTTCCTTTGGTATTCGGTATTTACGTGCTGTTTTGCGCTTTTTGGTAGACGACATCTGGGCTTCGTTAGGGCAATAATGCTCTCCCTTCCGACCGCGTTTAAGCTCACGGTATACCGTCGAGCGGTGGCACTGAACTGTTTTAGCTATTTCAGGAACCGAAATTCCCCGTTCCAAAAGAGCAGAAATCTGGTATCTTCTGCCTTCGGTCAACTGTTGATAATTCATGGTAGTACTGCTTGTTTCTTTGGCGAGAAGAGCGTACCACTTTCAGCAGTTGGCTTCCTCTTCTACATATTTCCATGAATGTCGCACTTATTATCTGAAATCGGGACTAACTCAGTAATACTCTCATATGGCCACTTTCGCTCCGTGCAGAAGTAGCCTATTTATTATGACGTTTATCCAATAAGCTGATTCGTATTCGGCTAAAGCGGCCATGACTTGGATTATCCGCTCCATCGCATCCCTCTTTCACCATTTTCATACCGATAGTAAAAACAAAAAAAAACCACTTTGTTAAACAAAGTGGTAAAGGAGACTATAAAAGCCTAACAAGAACGAGAATGTATCAATCTTATTAATGCTAATTGTATGCCAAGTTTTAAATATTTATAAGTCATTGTTTTTTATATAAATAAATAGCCATCCGATTTTATTTATTGTCGTCAATAAACATCACTGTTCCAAGTTTGTGCTTTTTGCACCAAAACTAATCAAACAATAATACCGTGCGCTCCGATAGCTTTGCTAATATGACGGGCGTTCCAAACGCGGCCTCGACTCGTTCTTCCGTAAGGACTTGCGCTGGAGAACCACTGGCGAACAAACGACCTTGCTGCAGAAGCACAACATGATGGGCCTGCTGAAACGTACGGTTGAGATCATGATTGGCCATGATGATCGTTATCCCCAATCGACTGATTTCCTCTAGAAGCGTATATAAAAGTGCTTGCTGAGCAATATCTAGCGGCGCCGCAGGCTCATCCAAAATAAGCACTTTTCCTTGAGTGTTCCACTCAGGCCACAACTGTAAGCACGCACCAATTAATCGAACCCGTTGCCATTCGCCACCCGACAGTTGATGGATAGACCGGGATAATTTATCCGTCAATTGCAACTTGTCACACAATTGATGAATCACGGTATTCACATCGTCTCGGAGAGCATCGACGTAACTTGGTAAAGATAAAGCCAGATATTGAAACACGTCGACATGGAAAGCTGGGGTCTGATATTGAGGTAGGTATGCACGCCATTGAGCCAATTGACGTGTGCTCACGGCCGCAATATTCTCCCCATCATAAAGCACCTCTCCTTGATAAGGTAATAAACCGGAAATGGCGCTGAGCAATGAGCTTTTTCCACTGCCGTTGGGCCCGACAATATGTACAATTGATCCCGCTGAGAATGTGACGGAACAAGGCAACAAACGCTGGTCTACTTGGACGTTGTTAATCTCAATCATGATGTTTTATCAGTATCCAAATAAAAATGGGGGCACCAATTGTCGTCGTCACCACACCAAGCGGTAATTCGCCTGCCGATATTGCGGTTCTTGCTATCAAGTCGGCGAATACCAATAAGCCCGCGCCCCCGAGCACACACAAAGGTAACAGCCGACGATTCTCACTGCCCAACGACAAACGCAGTAAATGAGGAACAATTAAGCCAACAAATCCGATCACGCCTCCTAACGCCACAGCCCCACCGACTAAGATAGCGACGGCAATAATAAGCTGCCATCGAAGACGTTCAATATTGAGTCCAAGCTGCCTAGCATGCGCTTCACCTATCATCCATTGATCCAAGATGTACCCTTTACTTATCAACCACACCATCACAGGAAGTAACAGCAGTCCAACCGCATCCTGTGCCCAAGTGACCCCACTTAAACTCCCCATCAACCAATACATGAGCTGACGCAAATGCATCGTATCACTAAAATAAAAGCTCCAAGTCACAACCGCACTCGCCGATACCCCTAATGCCACGCCAACGAGTAATAACTTGGCTGTGGTTAACCGCAAACTCTGTCCAAACAAGACAAGCAATAATGTAAACACTAAGGCACCAGCCATCGCACACAACATCAATGCTGGAGTCATAAAAATCGTTGGAAAGAAAAAAAACGCGATAAGCATACCGACGCTGGCACCACCCGAAATGCCAATGACACCAGGCTCAGCCAAACTATTGTTCAGTAAAACCTGTAACGTCGCGCCGGCAACACTCAGCGCAGACCCAACCAATAATGCGGCAAGCAAACGGGGCAAACGCAGTTCCCATAACAATCGCGATGCGAGCGGTGAGGTGGGATGAAATAGATTGATTGAAACGCTACCTAACGTTAAATACAATGCACACACGATGAGCAACCCAACCGACATGATTAGCGTCGCTCGGCGCCAACGCTGTTGCTTACGTTTCAATAGTTGTTGGAAGTTCATACACCCAAAACATGCGTTAGTGAGGTTACCCACCGAGCACGCCCACGAATAAAAATGACATTCTCGACTAGTCGCAAATGATCTGCCCACGTTCATAACGAACCGTTACTTTACACACCATCAGCGCTGCGCGTTGACCGATAGCGACCTTCGGGTTGGGAAAAACAATCGCTTCGTGCTCATTCTGCGCCATTAAGGGTTTTTCGCCATCATGCCCAAACACCTCGCCGTGAACAAATGATGTGAAGTTTGGTACATCATCCTGAAATAAGAAATTGAAATCTTCGCTTAGTCGCATGAGAGTGCGAGTCACTCGGTAGACAACAGGTGACGCTGGCGATCGAGTTGACTCGTTATCTTGCCCAGCAATGACATCACCCATGGCATTCATAAATGCCTCAAAGCGCGCTAAATTATTTTCCCCTAAGCGGTTCACTTTACCGAGTTCAATCGTCAGAGCTTGCGCGGCATGATGCTCTGCAGAATACCAACTGTAAGTACTCGATGGGGCATTCGACAAGATGAGGGCTTCAATATGAGCAACACTCAAAAACCGCATAAGATCGGCATGGCGAGTCTCATGACGCGAGCGTGGACTGACCGCAAATGACACATGCTTAGAATCGCGGATAGAACAATGTAAATCAAAATGCCAGCGTGATTCTCTCGGGGTATTCAGGAAAAAGGTATCCGTATAGTGTTTTAAGCGCTGTGCAATGGTCGACTCCAGAGTCGCTGCGTCATGGTGAGCATCAAATAAACGGTTTAGGTTAGTCTCAATAAAACGAGTATGTCGATTAATTGCTTGTGGATGCGCAATAATGAACAGACAGTGGCAACCTACGTTGAGCTTGCCTGCCACAATGTCATTCACCCAATGATCCATCATCTCTAAAGGCGCCGTCTCGTTTCCATGCACTCCCGCCGAAACAAGCACATGCTTATCCGTCGCACGTGCAGAGGAAGGGAGCACCTCAATCACTCCCCGCTCCCAGCGCTTTATCGTCACGCCAGCAGAAGTGGTAACGGATACGGGATCATTAGAACACGTCATATCTAACGTATCAGCAAGAAAACTAGTTTGAAAAAGTGGCGTGGTCATTATTACTCCTTCCTATCGTAATCGACTCTGATCACCTTGGTTGAATCCACAACGGAAGAGACGTGTCATCTCTCGACACTCAACACTGCTGATCGGCATACTCATAATGCATAAACTCATTTTGAAAGGTTTATAGAACTAAGTAAAGCAATAGCCATCACATCCCAGCAACTATTGGAACAGGAATAGACGACATCAATACGAGCACACGAGCATGTCCACAGTGTCGACTTGAAGACAGCAATAATCGTACATTTTATAAGCAACACACCAACAGTTAAGTGTTAAACGGATAAAAACAGTCGCCAATAATGATCTGCGAAAAGTCGAATCAATAAAGAAAAACACTAAATATGCACTTTTTGTTTACTTTTTAATCACACACAAATAGTAAATCACTCATCTAAACACTGAGTATTTGTGATTCTAATCCCATATATTAGAAAACCAATTTTTAGTAATTTGTTAACAGCCATGCCGTATTTATTGATAAGGTGCACCGCTCTCTTCGATAAATCGTCTTTCATTCGCAAAATGAAAACAAAAAATGAGACATATATTCCAAAGATAACTCTTTAAAAGTATGACAAAGAGACTACGCTTTTGTGACTAAAATACTTTTTCTCGTTTTATTCAAAAATTTTGATAATTATTAAGTGTTTTATTTTTTTTAAATTTATTCTATAGTCTCACCGATGAGATGACACAAGGCGAAGAAAGATACCCTTGACGTTTTTCATTGGTTTATTAATCTATATAAGTTTAATAAACGGCTTAAACAAATTTTAGATTTGTTTTTATTAAACATCTTCGACTAATTAAAAATTTCTATGGGCTTTACCCGAGAGATTTAATTTCAAACAAAGTAGGATACACAATGACTAATAAACTAAAACTATCTGCAGCTGCAATCGCTCTTACTGTTCTTGCAGGTTGTTCTTCTTACAACGCTAGCCAGCCTTCAACTGCTCTACAAGCTAACGTAGAATCTTCAGTTAAAGCTGACATCCAAGTTGGTCAAAAAATCTCTGGCGAAGCAACTGTAAACGTACTTATGGGCGTTATCAAATGGGGTGCTGGCGATCACTTCGTTGACGGTGTAAGCTACGGTGCAGGCGGCGGCGCTCTATCTTTCGCAGATCCAACAGCACCTGCTAAATCAGCAGCAGCTTACAATGCAATCAAAGCATCTGGTGCAGATCTAATCGTTGCTCCACGCTACGAAATCAACACTCAAGATTACTTTGTATTCAAAAAAGTACACGTAAAAGTAATGGGCTACAAAGGTACAATCAAAAGCGTAAAATAATTCGCTTATAGATTGATAAAAGGCTCCCATATGGGAGCCTTTTTTATGGGAAAAATAAATACACCTACCTTATTGTCATGAAAATGTCATAATTAAATATATATTGTCAAAACTAGGTCAGAAATATATTTAAGTAACGAAACCATTCTATTTGTCTTCTCAATATAGCCAAATCAATACCGCCCAATATACCTTTTTATTCCAACCTTAAAATAAAAAAATAATCGCTCATTCAAAAAGGTTATTAATGACAAATATCCTATAACATCTATTTTTCAGTGACCGAACTAGGTGAAACACCAAAGCACATTTGAGCCCAACGAGCGAGCCCTGCGGTTACCGAACCAAAGTCATTGCCGCCCACTACGGGAATATCGGGTAGTAAGTCTGCAACAGTTTGACGTAATATCGGGGACTTTGCAGAGCCGCCTGTCATATAAATGACATCAGGAGTCACGCCACTTTGGTCCACCGCTTCTTTCACTAATCGCATCATTTTAAGTTTCGGCGCCTGAATCGACTCCATCATGGCCTGCTGAGTAAGCGTAATAGTCACCTCATCCTGTAAAAAATCCAACTGCGACTGTATCTGCTGTTGCTGCGACAAGGCAATTTTCGCTTCTTCTGCCCGTCTCACCACACCGTGTCCTAGAATGGATTGCTGTAATTGCAACAAACGTGCAAGTTTTTCAGGTTCTCGAGCGTTTTTATATAATTCCTGCAAACGTGTCTTATTGGCTTGTGAATAAAAATCCGTTTGTGCTGGTACATCATTGATTGCGACAGGGTTCCAAAATTGGGTAATCGGCATTTCTAATCCCGAGCGCATGAGTGAGCCGTAACCAAATTCAGGCATCAATTGACGGAAAGCGAGATGAATGTCTAAATCATTTCCTCCAATACGCTGACCCGTATGGCCCAAAATAGACCGTGTGCGATCCTGCTTATGTCGATAATTAGGCCCCATCTCAATCATGGAACAATCGGTCGTACCTCCACCAATATCGACGATCAAAACGATCTTATCCTCAGTAAGCGATGCTTCAAATTCCAAACCAGCAGCAACCGGTTCGAACTGAAACTCAACATGCTTAAATCCGACTCGCTTAGCGGCATTCAGCAAGATAGCCTCGGCTTGCTGGTCAGCGAGTGTGCCGCCCCGGCCTTGGAAATGAATCGGACGACCAATGACTGTATCGTCAATATGTTCCTGCAGTGCTTGCTCACTACGCTGCTTAATATTCGCCATCATTGCACATACCAGATCTTCAAAAAATTGCAGTTGTGCATCACGTAGGCCAGTACTTCCAAGAAAGGATTTCGGAGATTTGACGTAATAGGTAAATTCGGGATCCGACAAGTATTGCTGTAATGCTGCTTGCCCGAAGGCGATATCACCTGGAGCGAGCTCGATGCCCTCTTCTCGATTCACCGCCACGGCACGTCTGAGCGACGCTTGCCCATTTTGAGTGTCCGGCACAATATTATAAAATCGATATAAACTTTCCGTGACCGCTTCGCGTGTCGGAGCCGCCAGCGTTGAAGGGATGTAAATATTATCGCCTTCAAGTGCAATCGGAGATGGTGTTCCGTCTTGCATGTAAGCGACAGAACAACTCGAGGTTCCATAATCAAATCCAATAAACACAGCCTCTTCCCTTGTCGAAAAAATAGCCCGATACTTTACACGTATTAAACGCTAAACACCAGTTTATGTGACAGCGTCACGAAATAAATCCTTATCACTCCCTGAGTATCACGACTATCACCCAGCCTATCTGTTATATCGTTACATTCACATGCATAGAAATTTGAACTCTCTCTAAAATTTATAGACTAAAT of Vibrio zhugei contains these proteins:
- the rlmF gene encoding 23S rRNA (adenine(1618)-N(6))-methyltransferase RlmF; its protein translation is MGTPATSKHRKPYPSSRKKVSRGTKPTPSSGNAVSMNVVTCHSQPGLHAKNRHQGLYNFELLSQAVPELRAYLVKNPRGQWTIPFSDPQAVLLLNQALLSHHYGIHFWQIPVGYLCPPIPGRADYIHRAAELLFSDCPTLQGQAITMLDIGMGANAIYPIIAATEYDWQVVGSDIDPVSIRNAANIVENNSRLKDKVVVRLQSQPTTMFTGIILPKERYALTTCNPPFHASAEEAQQRTRRKLTNLGKHQHKRTKSANVSSSKQTKSTALTLNFGGQQGELWCQGGEASFLRRLVQDSANYATQVLWFSSLISKKDNVRWMKKQLAKVGACDVRIVDMAQGQKISRFIAWSFQNAEQRKQWSQEA
- a CDS encoding glutaredoxin family protein: MKRVVLYVKDKCPHCKDAQRYLDSKNIPYRLCNAKMQRGRKELDAIGARSLPVLKVGDRVMIGWNSGNFEKLYRSRQ
- a CDS encoding DUF1415 domain-containing protein — encoded protein: MNTLQRIDSISQQVNQWLDDVVIGLNLCPFAAKPQRNQQIKIHVSLATSEEVLLSDIEQCLRELDAKSAEDLETTLLVVPDMLHHFFDYNFFIDWIDALIRQENWEGTYQVATFHPDYCFADCDPEDPANLTNRAPYPIYHLIREDSMEKVLKHYPDPEAIPDNNIQRVTNLTTSEKHRLFPYLYRRS
- a CDS encoding DUF2750 domain-containing protein is translated as MSKLSTDLQANLALFVEETQNTQTVWGLQTEEGWLSCDSTEFANSEVMPFWSTKEDAETHNIEEWAEFEVVSIPLDVFIEDWLVTLDEDGVLIGPNWNQNLDGKEVEPADLVKLYL
- a CDS encoding nucleoside triphosphate pyrophosphohydrolase family protein, which codes for MQLTQLSQELFDHLYRDIREFRTTFDLPVAQPDTLDAQQDTLHSSLIIEELTELAQAPDKIEQADAIVDSIYVLMGRLVHLGASQIHDNLSISYFIDVLLNVAANCQINFLACWDEVHSSNMSKVCRTQQEYDETQAFYAKQGITLTPITKGDYIIAKCAKDFTSDAKTIKAGKVLKSVYYRPANLAPIA
- the btuD gene encoding vitamin B12 ABC transporter ATP-binding protein BtuD, whose amino-acid sequence is MIEINNVQVDQRLLPCSVTFSAGSIVHIVGPNGSGKSSLLSAISGLLPYQGEVLYDGENIAAVSTRQLAQWRAYLPQYQTPAFHVDVFQYLALSLPSYVDALRDDVNTVIHQLCDKLQLTDKLSRSIHQLSGGEWQRVRLIGACLQLWPEWNTQGKVLILDEPAAPLDIAQQALLYTLLEEISRLGITIIMANHDLNRTFQQAHHVVLLQQGRLFASGSPAQVLTEERVEAAFGTPVILAKLSERTVLLFD
- the btuC gene encoding vitamin B12 ABC transporter permease BtuC, yielding MNFQQLLKRKQQRWRRATLIMSVGLLIVCALYLTLGSVSINLFHPTSPLASRLLWELRLPRLLAALLVGSALSVAGATLQVLLNNSLAEPGVIGISGGASVGMLIAFFFFPTIFMTPALMLCAMAGALVFTLLLVLFGQSLRLTTAKLLLVGVALGVSASAVVTWSFYFSDTMHLRQLMYWLMGSLSGVTWAQDAVGLLLLPVMVWLISKGYILDQWMIGEAHARQLGLNIERLRWQLIIAVAILVGGAVALGGVIGFVGLIVPHLLRLSLGSENRRLLPLCVLGGAGLLVFADLIARTAISAGELPLGVVTTTIGAPIFIWILIKHHD
- a CDS encoding succinylglutamate desuccinylase, whose product is MTTPLFQTSFLADTLDMTCSNDPVSVTTSAGVTIKRWERGVIEVLPSSARATDKHVLVSAGVHGNETAPLEMMDHWVNDIVAGKLNVGCHCLFIIAHPQAINRHTRFIETNLNRLFDAHHDAATLESTIAQRLKHYTDTFFLNTPRESRWHFDLHCSIRDSKHVSFAVSPRSRHETRHADLMRFLSVAHIEALILSNAPSSTYSWYSAEHHAAQALTIELGKVNRLGENNLARFEAFMNAMGDVIAGQDNESTRSPASPVVYRVTRTLMRLSEDFNFLFQDDVPNFTSFVHGEVFGHDGEKPLMAQNEHEAIVFPNPKVAIGQRAALMVCKVTVRYERGQIICD
- the yegD gene encoding molecular chaperone, translated to MFIGFDYGTSSCSVAYMQDGTPSPIALEGDNIYIPSTLAAPTREAVTESLYRFYNIVPDTQNGQASLRRAVAVNREEGIELAPGDIAFGQAALQQYLSDPEFTYYVKSPKSFLGSTGLRDAQLQFFEDLVCAMMANIKQRSEQALQEHIDDTVIGRPIHFQGRGGTLADQQAEAILLNAAKRVGFKHVEFQFEPVAAGLEFEASLTEDKIVLIVDIGGGTTDCSMIEMGPNYRHKQDRTRSILGHTGQRIGGNDLDIHLAFRQLMPEFGYGSLMRSGLEMPITQFWNPVAINDVPAQTDFYSQANKTRLQELYKNAREPEKLARLLQLQQSILGHGVVRRAEEAKIALSQQQQIQSQLDFLQDEVTITLTQQAMMESIQAPKLKMMRLVKEAVDQSGVTPDVIYMTGGSAKSPILRQTVADLLPDIPVVGGNDFGSVTAGLARWAQMCFGVSPSSVTEK